The Plectropomus leopardus isolate mb unplaced genomic scaffold, YSFRI_Pleo_2.0 unplaced_scaffold9400, whole genome shotgun sequence genome includes a region encoding these proteins:
- the zgc:114119 gene encoding mediator of RNA polymerase II transcription subunit 30-like produces LPNGVTQSQAMYQDRFGKLQEHLRQLALLFRKLRLLYERCVEMTSDLQEGPSELLPFVGEELVSVKVEPCSPAVYQERKEVLEKVRQKNQEMKVLMDQMRNLLWDVNAMLTLRK; encoded by the exons CTTCCTAACGGTGTGACGCAGAGCCAGGCGATGTACCAGGATCGCTTTGGGAAGCTGCAGGAACACCTACGGCAGCTCGCCCTGCTGTTTAGAAAGCTCCGGCTCCTGTATGAACGCTGCGTGgagatgacctctgacctgcagGAGGGACCATCAGAG CTTCTGCCGTTCGTGGGAGAGGAGCTGGTTTCTGTCAAAGTGGAGCCGTGCAGTCCTGCTGTCTaccaggagagaaaagaggtcCTGgag AAGGTGCGTCAGAAGAACCAGGAGATGAAGGTTCTGATGGATCAGATGAGGAACCTGCTGTGGGATGTCAACGCCATGCTGACGCTCAGGAAATGA